The proteins below are encoded in one region of Halogranum gelatinilyticum:
- a CDS encoding anaerobic glycerol-3-phosphate dehydrogenase subunit C has product MSDAADPGSFEPVQVFPESGDMDLRPGADNCYKCTTCDTACPVAEVDDEFPGPKFQGPEQWRLKRKEDEAVDDSIMSCSNCMRCDDACPSSVPLSQMHNTARAEYVDEEMDKLSREYVRNRILANYNTLARLGSKVPRLTNAVMGNSVVQQINEKVLGITAERDFPEFAEQTFREWWDERGGPQVRSEEKRVAYFHGCYSNFNTPEVGKAMVRVFEEFGYEVVVPKQRCSGTPMFANGMLDDAKRAAGINAENFKGLIPEGYDVIASCTSCSMSLRQEYPELFDIDGIEDISNHTYEALEYLRIHEDIQGAIDEASVSEQSLAYHAPCHARNQGLDRQAVELFRELDGITIEDVGDSCSGISGTYGWKEEKYDKSMAIGEDMFDHMNHAEGNVGMTECPTCSMQMEHGTGYEIRHPLQLLEEALV; this is encoded by the coding sequence ATGAGTGACGCAGCAGACCCAGGCAGTTTCGAACCGGTACAGGTGTTCCCCGAGTCGGGGGATATGGACCTCCGCCCGGGAGCGGACAACTGTTACAAATGCACCACGTGCGACACGGCGTGTCCGGTCGCCGAGGTCGACGACGAGTTCCCCGGGCCGAAGTTCCAAGGCCCGGAGCAGTGGCGGCTGAAACGCAAGGAGGACGAGGCCGTCGACGACTCCATCATGTCGTGTTCGAACTGCATGCGGTGTGACGACGCCTGCCCGTCGTCGGTGCCGCTCTCGCAGATGCACAACACCGCGCGAGCGGAGTACGTCGACGAGGAGATGGACAAGCTCTCGCGGGAGTACGTTCGGAACCGCATCCTCGCGAACTACAACACACTCGCCCGGCTGGGTAGCAAGGTCCCCCGCCTCACCAACGCGGTCATGGGCAACTCGGTCGTCCAGCAGATCAACGAGAAGGTGCTCGGGATTACGGCCGAACGCGACTTCCCCGAATTCGCCGAGCAGACCTTCCGCGAGTGGTGGGACGAGCGTGGCGGGCCGCAGGTTCGCTCGGAAGAGAAGCGCGTCGCCTACTTCCACGGCTGTTACTCCAACTTCAACACGCCGGAGGTCGGCAAGGCGATGGTTCGCGTCTTCGAGGAGTTCGGCTACGAGGTCGTCGTCCCCAAACAGCGCTGTTCGGGGACGCCGATGTTCGCGAACGGGATGCTCGACGACGCCAAACGGGCCGCCGGCATCAACGCCGAGAACTTCAAGGGCCTCATCCCGGAGGGCTACGACGTCATCGCCTCCTGTACCTCCTGTTCGATGTCGCTCCGCCAGGAGTATCCCGAACTGTTCGACATCGACGGTATCGAGGATATCTCGAACCACACCTACGAGGCACTGGAGTATCTCCGCATCCACGAGGACATCCAGGGTGCCATCGACGAGGCCTCGGTCTCCGAGCAGTCGCTCGCCTACCACGCGCCGTGTCACGCCCGGAATCAGGGACTCGACCGGCAGGCCGTCGAACTCTTCCGGGAGCTGGACGGGATCACCATCGAGGACGTCGGTGACTCCTGTTCGGGCATCTCGGGGACCTACGGCTGGAAGGAGGAGAAGTACGACAAGTCGATGGCTATCGGCGAGGACATGTTCGACCACATGAACCACGCCGAGGGCAACGTCGGCATGACGGAGTGTCCGACCTGCTCGATGCAGATGGAACACGGGACCGGCTACGAGATTCGCCACCCGCTCCAGCTGCTCGAAGAAGCGCTGGTCTGA
- the ileS gene encoding isoleucine--tRNA ligase, translating to MEDISDQYTPEDVETSAEAYWDEHDAYEATKEAHAEDPAFFFVDGPPYTSGQMHLGTAWNKTLKDAVIRYKRMTGHRVTDRPGYDMHGLPIEVKVEEELGFDSKKDIEEFGVEAFIEECKQFAERNRENMDGDFQSIGAWMDWDNPYETMSPDYMEATWWAFQNVHENGLVKQGKRAINQCPRCETAIADNEVEYHEIESPSIYVKFPLKAQEGNLVIWTTTPWTIPANTFVAVSEEMTYQKVAATKNGEREVLYLAEPCVEEALKKGRYDDYEVLDELPGSEMVGWEYDHPLAEEVPDYADFEGAGQVYTGDYVEADRTGLVHSAPGHGQEDFERGQELGLDVFSPVAGNGDFTAEAGKYEGTFVRDANDDIIADLDAKGLLLHSGTHNHRYGQCWRCDTDIIFLATDQWFITITDIKEDLLDNIDESEWHPQWARDNRFQNFVADAPDWNVSRQRYWGIPLPIWKPQGESTPDPEDLIVVGTREELAERVDQDVDPETMDLHRPAVDPLTITEDGVTYERVPDVFDVWIDSSVASWGTLDYPGNTEDFEELWPADLIIEAHDQTRGWFWSQLGMGTAAVGESPYKEVLMHGFANDKDGRKMSKSVGNIVTPEEAIERAGRDPLRAYLLSHDQQGVDLSFEWDGLADMQSGLNIFWNVFRFPLPYMRLDGYDPADADLDDGELTVVDQWILSRLQSVKQEMADAWDDYEIHEALNTLLDFMTKDVSRFYVKAIRERMWEEEDSDSKRGAYATLSTVLLESVKLIAPFTPYLAEEMYQHLDGSETTVHMLDYPTVDADYHDPDLETNMAVLRRVEEAAATARQQGGRKLRWPVTRVIVESQDEEVTDAMRSLEDLFLERVNSRSLDVVEQFDELVEHADPKMSVIGPEFGGQAQKVMQAVEGKPRAEVEAGIDVDGETVALDDEMVEYHAEPPEGISGSDFEGGSVYVDTTLTEDIEAEGYARDIVRRVQEMRKQLDLDVEETIRTRLDVADDRIAGFVDQHREFIAEETRTAEFVDGDDGEFDLVEDWDVEGVDVTIGVARTNE from the coding sequence ATGGAGGATATCAGCGACCAGTACACCCCCGAGGACGTCGAGACCTCGGCCGAGGCGTACTGGGACGAGCACGACGCCTACGAGGCGACGAAGGAGGCACACGCCGAGGACCCCGCCTTCTTCTTCGTCGACGGGCCGCCGTACACCTCGGGGCAGATGCATCTGGGGACGGCGTGGAACAAGACGCTGAAGGACGCGGTCATCCGGTACAAGCGGATGACCGGCCACCGCGTGACCGACCGCCCCGGCTACGACATGCACGGACTCCCAATCGAGGTCAAAGTCGAGGAGGAACTCGGCTTCGACTCGAAGAAGGACATCGAGGAGTTCGGCGTCGAGGCGTTCATCGAGGAGTGTAAGCAGTTCGCCGAGCGCAACCGCGAGAACATGGACGGCGACTTCCAGTCCATCGGTGCCTGGATGGACTGGGACAACCCCTACGAGACGATGTCGCCCGACTATATGGAGGCGACGTGGTGGGCGTTCCAGAACGTCCACGAGAACGGCCTCGTCAAGCAGGGCAAGCGCGCCATCAACCAGTGTCCGCGGTGTGAGACGGCCATCGCCGACAACGAGGTCGAGTACCACGAGATCGAGTCGCCCAGCATCTACGTGAAGTTCCCCCTGAAAGCGCAGGAGGGAAACCTCGTCATCTGGACGACGACGCCGTGGACCATCCCGGCCAACACCTTCGTCGCCGTTAGCGAGGAGATGACCTACCAGAAGGTTGCGGCGACCAAGAACGGTGAGCGCGAGGTCCTCTACCTCGCAGAGCCGTGTGTCGAGGAGGCCCTGAAGAAGGGCCGCTACGACGACTACGAAGTCCTCGATGAACTCCCCGGCAGCGAGATGGTCGGCTGGGAGTACGACCACCCGCTCGCCGAGGAAGTCCCGGACTACGCCGACTTCGAGGGTGCCGGACAGGTCTACACCGGCGACTACGTCGAAGCCGACCGCACGGGTCTGGTCCACTCCGCACCCGGCCACGGTCAGGAAGACTTCGAGCGCGGACAGGAACTCGGTCTCGACGTCTTCTCGCCCGTCGCTGGCAACGGCGACTTCACCGCCGAGGCGGGCAAGTACGAGGGGACGTTCGTCCGCGACGCCAACGACGACATCATCGCCGACCTCGACGCGAAGGGACTGCTCCTGCACAGCGGGACGCACAACCACCGCTACGGCCAGTGTTGGCGCTGTGACACGGACATCATCTTCCTCGCGACCGACCAGTGGTTCATCACCATCACCGACATCAAGGAGGACCTGCTGGACAACATCGACGAGAGCGAGTGGCATCCGCAGTGGGCCCGTGACAACCGCTTCCAGAACTTCGTCGCCGACGCGCCGGACTGGAACGTCTCCCGCCAGCGTTACTGGGGCATCCCGCTTCCCATCTGGAAGCCGCAAGGCGAGTCGACGCCGGACCCCGAAGACCTCATCGTCGTCGGCACGCGCGAGGAGCTCGCCGAGCGCGTCGACCAGGACGTCGACCCCGAGACGATGGACCTTCACCGACCTGCCGTCGACCCCCTGACCATCACCGAGGACGGCGTCACCTACGAGCGCGTCCCCGACGTGTTCGACGTCTGGATCGACTCCTCCGTCGCCTCGTGGGGCACGCTCGACTACCCCGGCAACACCGAGGACTTCGAGGAGCTGTGGCCCGCGGACCTCATCATCGAGGCCCACGACCAGACCCGCGGCTGGTTCTGGTCGCAACTCGGGATGGGTACCGCCGCAGTCGGTGAATCTCCCTACAAGGAAGTCCTCATGCACGGCTTCGCCAACGACAAGGACGGCCGGAAGATGTCCAAGTCTGTCGGTAACATCGTCACGCCCGAGGAGGCCATCGAGCGTGCGGGCCGCGACCCGCTCCGCGCTTACCTCCTGAGCCACGACCAGCAGGGCGTCGACCTCTCGTTCGAGTGGGACGGTCTCGCCGACATGCAGTCGGGACTGAACATCTTCTGGAACGTGTTCCGCTTCCCGCTGCCGTATATGCGACTCGACGGCTACGATCCGGCGGACGCAGACCTCGACGACGGCGAACTGACCGTTGTCGACCAGTGGATCCTCTCGCGGCTCCAGAGCGTCAAGCAGGAGATGGCCGACGCGTGGGACGACTACGAGATCCACGAAGCGCTCAACACGCTCTTGGACTTCATGACCAAGGACGTCTCGCGCTTCTACGTGAAGGCCATCCGCGAGCGAATGTGGGAGGAGGAGGACTCCGACTCGAAGCGCGGCGCGTACGCCACGCTCTCGACGGTCCTTCTCGAATCCGTCAAGCTCATCGCGCCGTTCACGCCGTATCTCGCCGAGGAGATGTACCAGCATCTCGACGGGAGCGAGACGACGGTCCATATGCTCGACTATCCGACGGTCGACGCCGACTACCACGACCCCGACCTGGAGACGAACATGGCCGTCCTCCGGAGGGTGGAGGAGGCCGCCGCGACCGCTCGTCAGCAGGGCGGCCGTAAGCTCCGCTGGCCCGTCACGCGGGTCATCGTCGAGAGCCAGGATGAGGAGGTCACCGACGCGATGCGCTCGCTGGAAGACCTCTTCCTCGAGCGCGTCAACTCGCGGTCGCTCGACGTCGTCGAGCAGTTCGACGAGCTCGTCGAGCACGCCGATCCGAAGATGAGCGTCATCGGGCCGGAGTTCGGCGGGCAGGCCCAGAAGGTCATGCAGGCCGTCGAGGGCAAGCCTCGCGCCGAGGTCGAGGCCGGTATCGACGTCGACGGCGAGACGGTCGCACTCGACGACGAGATGGTCGAGTACCACGCCGAGCCGCCGGAGGGCATCTCCGGCTCGGACTTCGAGGGTGGCAGCGTCTACGTCGACACGACGCTGACCGAGGACATCGAAGCTGAGGGCTACGCCCGCGACATCGTCCGGCGTGTCCAGGAGATGCGCAAGCAGCTCGACCTCGACGTCGAGGAGACCATCCGGACGCGACTCGATGTCGCCGACGACCGCATCGCCGGCTTCGTCGACCAGCACCGCGAGTTCATCGCCGAGGAGACGCGGACGGCCGAGTTCGTCGACGGCGACGACGGCGAGTTCGACCTCGTCGAGGACTGGGACGTCGAGGGCGTCGACGTGACCATCGGCGTCGCGCGGACGAACGAGTAG
- a CDS encoding S1C family serine protease — protein sequence MNTSRRRFLAGLGSAAAVAAAGCAAPTQDGSAASTATTEPAVGNDAAASPYTRVYRETIPSVVLVRVYTEDGPGGQGSGFVFDGRHLVTNEHVVDGGSEVRIRFREGEWRVADVVGTDVYSDLAVLRVSDVPDYAEPLPFVASEPPVGTRVVALGAPFDLGGSVSAGIVSGQDRGLPSANGFTIADAVQTDAAVNPGNSGGPLVTLDGDVVGVINSGGGDNIGFAISAALTERVVPTLIQRGRYRHSYLGVQLQEVSPLVAEANELDRARGIIIVRAVDGGPADGTLRGSDEQTVINGVAVPVGGDVVVGIGGTAVRTQADLGSYLALETSPGDTVSVTVLRDGTEETVEVTLDARPTP from the coding sequence ATGAACACGAGCAGACGCCGGTTTCTCGCGGGACTCGGGAGTGCCGCCGCCGTCGCCGCGGCTGGCTGTGCTGCACCGACACAGGACGGCTCCGCGGCGTCGACGGCGACGACAGAACCCGCGGTCGGCAACGACGCCGCGGCGAGTCCCTACACACGCGTCTACCGCGAGACCATCCCCTCCGTCGTCCTCGTCCGGGTCTACACCGAAGACGGGCCGGGCGGGCAAGGGTCCGGTTTCGTGTTCGACGGCCGCCATCTCGTCACGAACGAGCACGTCGTCGACGGCGGCTCCGAGGTCCGCATCCGGTTCCGCGAGGGCGAGTGGCGCGTCGCCGACGTCGTCGGCACCGACGTCTACAGCGACCTCGCTGTCCTCCGTGTCTCGGACGTCCCCGACTACGCCGAGCCGCTGCCGTTCGTCGCGAGCGAGCCACCGGTCGGTACCCGCGTCGTCGCGCTCGGCGCGCCCTTCGACCTCGGTGGGTCGGTCTCGGCGGGCATCGTCAGCGGGCAAGACAGAGGCCTCCCGAGTGCCAACGGGTTCACCATCGCCGACGCAGTCCAGACCGACGCCGCCGTCAACCCCGGCAACAGCGGCGGCCCGCTCGTCACCCTCGACGGCGACGTCGTCGGCGTCATCAACTCCGGCGGGGGCGACAACATCGGCTTCGCCATCTCGGCGGCACTCACCGAGCGCGTGGTTCCGACGCTGATTCAGCGTGGACGCTATCGGCACTCGTATCTCGGCGTCCAGTTGCAGGAAGTCTCGCCGCTCGTGGCCGAGGCCAACGAACTTGACCGCGCTCGGGGCATCATCATCGTCCGAGCGGTCGACGGCGGTCCCGCCGACGGAACTCTTCGTGGAAGCGACGAACAGACCGTCATCAACGGGGTTGCGGTCCCCGTCGGCGGCGACGTCGTCGTCGGCATCGGCGGGACGGCGGTCCGGACGCAAGCCGATCTCGGCTCGTATCTCGCCTTGGAGACCAGCCCCGGCGACACCGTCTCCGTGACCGTCCTCAGAGACGGAACCGAGGAGACGGTCGAGGTGACACTCGACGCGCGGCCGACTCCCTGA
- a CDS encoding acyl-CoA thioesterase, with the protein MTDLMDTYIENRHLVQPNHTNNYDVAHGGNVLKWMDVVGALSAMRCAEMTCVTARMEEVNFVQPIPRGESALIQAYAYETGRTSIRVRIKAYRENPQTGERELTTESHFVYVAIDDNLEPTPVPDLTLDTDEGAELQRRAQEDAKNMRNGDS; encoded by the coding sequence ATGACCGACCTGATGGACACCTACATCGAGAACCGCCATCTCGTCCAGCCCAACCATACGAACAACTACGACGTCGCCCACGGGGGGAACGTCCTGAAGTGGATGGACGTCGTCGGCGCGCTCTCGGCGATGCGGTGTGCGGAGATGACCTGCGTGACCGCCCGGATGGAGGAGGTCAATTTCGTCCAGCCCATCCCGCGGGGCGAATCAGCACTCATCCAGGCGTACGCCTACGAGACTGGTCGAACGAGCATCCGCGTCCGCATCAAAGCTTACCGCGAGAACCCCCAGACCGGCGAGCGCGAACTCACGACCGAGTCGCACTTCGTCTACGTCGCTATCGACGACAACTTGGAACCGACGCCCGTCCCTGATCTCACCCTCGACACCGACGAGGGCGCGGAACTCCAGCGGCGCGCACAGGAGGATGCGAAGAACATGAGAAACGGCGACTCCTGA
- a CDS encoding bifunctional nuclease family protein: MDHTAEVEGIAVGIGPDGANVPAVVLSARGEYLPIFVTGDQAQAIQLGLSGESFERPLTHELLVEMVTEFGGAIDGIRIDDLADGTFYAKIDAERYENGEPRQFVFDARPSDAVALAVRVDCPITVSDEILDSAGRPPSAVDLSGSGGQDERNDWD, from the coding sequence ATGGACCACACTGCCGAGGTAGAGGGCATCGCCGTCGGCATCGGCCCCGACGGGGCGAACGTCCCGGCGGTGGTGCTGTCGGCACGCGGCGAGTACCTCCCCATCTTCGTCACCGGCGATCAGGCGCAGGCGATTCAGCTCGGTCTCTCGGGTGAGAGCTTCGAGCGACCGCTCACACACGAACTGCTCGTCGAGATGGTGACGGAGTTCGGGGGAGCTATCGACGGCATCCGTATCGACGACCTCGCCGACGGGACGTTCTACGCGAAGATCGACGCCGAGCGGTACGAGAACGGCGAGCCACGGCAGTTCGTCTTCGACGCCCGGCCGAGCGACGCCGTCGCGCTCGCGGTCCGGGTCGACTGCCCCATCACCGTCTCCGACGAGATACTCGACAGCGCGGGGCGGCCGCCATCGGCGGTGGACCTGAGTGGCAGCGGCGGACAGGACGAACGCAACGACTGGGATTAG
- a CDS encoding ArsR/SmtB family transcription factor, with the protein MAKLLPSSPDVSAVEETEPRVIGVDSDDADDMLSALSSTTARKLLTELHDEPDSPSSLADRLDTSLQNVQYHLGKLEAASLVEVVDTVYSEKGREMKVYAPSNRPLVVFAGREQDSTGLQTALKRLLGGFGILGFTSLFVQYLLSDGAWFSFGAPAGGGDAGSAATAESVQMAADTTATATAAGLPPGLLFFLGGALVLTLAFAVWYARR; encoded by the coding sequence ATGGCGAAGCTCTTGCCCTCCAGCCCGGACGTCTCCGCCGTCGAGGAGACCGAACCACGCGTCATCGGCGTCGACAGCGACGACGCCGACGACATGCTCTCGGCGCTCTCGTCGACGACGGCGCGGAAACTCCTCACAGAACTCCACGACGAGCCGGACTCCCCGTCGTCGCTCGCCGACCGCCTCGACACCTCCCTGCAGAACGTCCAGTACCATCTCGGTAAACTCGAAGCCGCCTCGCTCGTCGAGGTCGTCGACACCGTCTACTCCGAGAAGGGTCGCGAGATGAAGGTCTACGCCCCCTCGAACCGGCCGCTCGTCGTCTTCGCGGGGCGCGAGCAGGACTCCACTGGTCTCCAGACCGCGCTCAAACGGCTGCTCGGCGGCTTCGGGATTCTGGGCTTTACGAGCCTGTTCGTCCAGTATCTCCTGAGCGACGGCGCGTGGTTCAGCTTCGGCGCGCCCGCGGGCGGCGGCGACGCCGGGAGTGCGGCGACGGCCGAAAGCGTCCAGATGGCCGCCGACACGACCGCGACGGCGACGGCTGCCGGACTGCCGCCCGGCTTGCTGTTCTTCCTCGGCGGGGCGTTAGTCCTCACTCTCGCGTTCGCCGTGTGGTACGCACGGCGCTGA
- a CDS encoding glycerate kinase type-2 family protein encodes MTIENAADLGGTPARDTALACIEAGIEAAHPEQVVHDSVALDGDTLTIQSTTYDLADYDRVLVVGGGKAGGGVTTALEAVLGDRVTDGVVVTRDPEETEFTQIVVGSHPVPDEAGVEGARRILDLLDGADERTLVLGVITGGASALLAAPVEGISLADLQQTTTELLESGAEIDEINAVRKHLSAVKGGQLARVAAPATVAGLVLSDVVGNDLSVIASGPTAPDNSTFADALDVLDRYDIDAPQSVRDRLEAGAAGDVPETPRADDPVFERVTNHVLADGFTALDAARSVAAERGYEPCILSSRVRGEAREAAKSHVAVGEEVVATGNPVSAPAVVLAGGETTVTIRGGGRGGPNQEFALASAIELAGTGSEIALGAVDTDGRDGAVDVAGGLVDGETVTDLGAARAALADNDAFPALEARDAIVRTGPTGTNVNDLRVLVVESGESGESGESTE; translated from the coding sequence ATGACCATCGAGAACGCCGCCGACCTCGGCGGCACACCCGCCCGAGACACCGCACTCGCCTGCATCGAGGCGGGCATCGAGGCAGCCCACCCCGAACAGGTCGTCCACGACAGCGTCGCGCTCGACGGCGACACGCTAACCATCCAGAGCACAACATACGACCTCGCGGACTACGACCGCGTGCTCGTCGTCGGCGGCGGCAAGGCGGGCGGCGGCGTCACGACGGCACTCGAAGCCGTCCTCGGCGACCGCGTCACCGACGGCGTCGTCGTCACGCGCGACCCCGAGGAGACCGAGTTCACTCAGATCGTCGTCGGCTCCCACCCCGTCCCGGACGAGGCGGGCGTCGAGGGCGCCCGCCGCATCCTCGACCTGCTCGACGGTGCCGACGAGCGGACGCTGGTCCTCGGCGTCATCACGGGCGGGGCGAGCGCGCTCCTCGCCGCGCCGGTCGAGGGAATCTCACTCGCTGACCTCCAACAGACGACGACCGAACTGCTGGAATCCGGGGCCGAAATCGACGAGATCAACGCCGTCCGCAAACATCTCTCGGCGGTCAAGGGCGGCCAACTCGCGCGTGTCGCCGCACCCGCCACCGTCGCCGGACTCGTCTTGAGCGACGTCGTCGGCAACGACTTGAGCGTCATCGCCAGCGGGCCGACCGCGCCCGACAACTCGACGTTCGCCGACGCGCTCGACGTGCTCGACCGCTACGACATCGACGCGCCCCAGTCGGTCCGCGACCGACTCGAAGCGGGTGCTGCGGGTGACGTTCCTGAAACTCCTCGCGCCGACGACCCGGTCTTTGAGCGCGTGACGAACCACGTGCTCGCCGACGGGTTCACCGCCCTCGACGCCGCGCGGTCGGTCGCAGCGGAGCGGGGGTACGAACCCTGTATCCTCTCGTCCCGCGTGCGAGGGGAGGCCCGAGAGGCCGCAAAGAGCCACGTCGCGGTCGGCGAGGAGGTCGTCGCGACCGGCAACCCCGTCTCGGCCCCTGCGGTGGTGCTCGCGGGCGGCGAGACGACGGTCACCATCCGCGGCGGCGGTCGGGGCGGCCCGAACCAGGAGTTCGCGCTCGCGTCGGCCATCGAACTCGCGGGGACCGGATCGGAGATCGCTCTCGGTGCGGTCGACACCGACGGCCGCGACGGCGCGGTCGACGTGGCCGGAGGGTTGGTCGACGGCGAGACCGTCACGGATCTCGGGGCAGCACGGGCGGCACTCGCCGACAACGACGCCTTTCCGGCACTCGAGGCGCGGGACGCCATCGTCCGCACCGGCCCGACGGGGACGAACGTCAACGACCTGCGAGTGCTCGTGGTCGAATCGGGCGAATCGGGCGAATCGGGCGAGTCGACCGAGTAG
- a CDS encoding TraB/GumN family protein translates to MSNRAESAPSEGSVRVVGTAHVSADSVREVEETIEAERPDVVAVELDEGRYRQLQGETPDDLDAGDLLRGNTVFQFIAYWMLSYVQTRMGEQFDIQPGADMMAAVETAEELGHDVALVDRDIQTTIQRFWRRMGFVEKLRMVGGLAFGVTDSRIVGLMFGLMVGVVLGPIIGLFGGSFGITAPLLARVSGGVVLGLGAGIALSFVGDAFLDGEDSLILAVGGGITVALATAVLGIGSGLVGGFLAQAVGSMALGLLAGALVGLAAGAVFGVVGLDVEEDYEELDMSQLTDKDVVTVMMEEFREFSPGGAEALIDERDAYIAHQLVALRAQGKRVVAVVGAGHREGIERYLANPETLPPMESLVGEAKSGGIPWFKILGVAMSVGFVAFFVLLAMAGVRNEFLLRLFAAWFVVNGVFAAGLAKLAGARWSSAAVGGGVAWMTSVNPLLAPGWFTGYMELRHVSVNVSDIGTLNKLLADEERPIRDIVADMFDVPLFKLIMVVAMTNIGSLIASLLFAAYILPLFGAELGGVDAVTRLMLEGAGRSIDLIVGAFR, encoded by the coding sequence ATGAGTAATCGTGCGGAGTCAGCCCCATCCGAGGGCAGTGTGCGCGTCGTCGGGACGGCGCACGTCTCGGCGGACAGCGTCCGCGAGGTCGAAGAGACCATCGAGGCGGAGCGTCCCGACGTCGTCGCCGTCGAACTCGACGAGGGGCGGTACCGCCAGCTACAGGGCGAGACGCCCGACGACCTCGACGCGGGCGACCTGCTTCGGGGCAACACCGTCTTCCAGTTTATCGCCTACTGGATGCTCTCCTACGTCCAGACGCGGATGGGCGAACAGTTCGACATCCAGCCCGGCGCGGACATGATGGCTGCCGTCGAGACGGCCGAAGAGTTGGGTCACGACGTGGCTCTCGTCGACCGCGACATCCAGACCACCATCCAGCGCTTCTGGCGTCGGATGGGCTTCGTCGAGAAACTGCGGATGGTCGGCGGACTCGCCTTCGGCGTCACCGACAGCCGAATCGTCGGGCTGATGTTCGGCCTGATGGTCGGCGTCGTGCTCGGACCGATCATCGGTCTCTTCGGCGGCTCGTTCGGAATCACGGCACCGCTTCTCGCTCGCGTCAGCGGCGGTGTGGTTCTCGGACTCGGTGCTGGAATCGCGCTGAGCTTCGTCGGCGACGCCTTCCTCGACGGTGAAGACAGCCTCATCCTCGCGGTCGGCGGCGGGATTACCGTCGCGCTCGCGACGGCCGTCCTCGGTATCGGCAGTGGCCTCGTCGGCGGCTTCCTGGCACAGGCCGTCGGCAGCATGGCACTCGGCCTCTTGGCTGGCGCGCTCGTCGGTCTCGCCGCGGGTGCGGTCTTCGGCGTCGTCGGTCTCGACGTCGAGGAGGACTACGAGGAACTCGACATGAGCCAGCTCACGGACAAGGACGTCGTCACCGTGATGATGGAGGAGTTCCGCGAGTTCAGCCCCGGCGGCGCGGAGGCACTCATCGACGAGCGCGACGCCTACATCGCCCACCAGCTCGTCGCGCTCCGCGCCCAAGGCAAGCGGGTCGTCGCCGTCGTCGGCGCGGGCCACCGCGAGGGCATCGAACGCTATCTCGCGAACCCCGAGACGCTGCCGCCGATGGAGTCGCTCGTCGGCGAGGCGAAGTCGGGCGGCATCCCGTGGTTCAAGATTCTCGGCGTCGCCATGTCCGTCGGCTTCGTCGCCTTCTTCGTCCTGCTCGCGATGGCTGGCGTCCGCAACGAGTTCCTGCTGCGGCTCTTCGCGGCGTGGTTCGTTGTCAACGGCGTCTTCGCGGCTGGTCTCGCCAAACTGGCGGGCGCGCGGTGGTCGTCGGCGGCCGTCGGCGGCGGCGTCGCGTGGATGACCTCCGTCAATCCACTCTTGGCACCCGGCTGGTTCACGGGCTACATGGAGCTGCGACACGTCTCGGTCAACGTCTCGGACATCGGCACGCTGAACAAACTGCTCGCCGACGAGGAGCGGCCCATCCGCGACATCGTCGCCGACATGTTCGACGTCCCGCTGTTCAAGCTCATCATGGTCGTCGCGATGACCAACATCGGGAGTCTCATCGCCAGCCTCCTCTTCGCAGCTTACATCCTGCCGCTGTTCGGGGCAGAACTCGGCGGCGTCGACGCCGTGACCCGGCTGATGCTGGAGGGTGCCGGTCGCAGTATCGACCTCATCGTGGGGGCGTTCCGATGA
- a CDS encoding zinc metalloprotease — protein sequence MNIDFSQTELRDLGVAWLALGLAFAIFFERGATGFLQAGIVVPLVVSLLTAGVGFILHELAHKVVAVRYDQIAEFRADYNMLFVAIMSAIVGFLFAAPGAVHHRGYLTDRQHGLIAFAGPVMNLVLVVVFAPLLVAGIVLGSPLLELIGGRGLAINFFLAAFNLVPIGSLDGKTVMGWNKLVWAGTFVPSAVLAFVIVFVYNIGF from the coding sequence ATGAACATCGACTTCAGCCAGACGGAGCTTCGTGACCTCGGCGTCGCCTGGCTCGCCCTCGGGCTCGCGTTCGCCATCTTCTTCGAGCGCGGCGCGACGGGCTTTCTCCAGGCGGGCATCGTCGTCCCGCTCGTCGTGAGCCTGTTGACCGCCGGTGTCGGCTTCATCCTCCATGAACTCGCCCACAAGGTCGTCGCCGTCCGCTACGACCAGATCGCCGAGTTCCGCGCCGACTACAACATGCTGTTCGTCGCCATCATGAGCGCGATCGTCGGCTTCCTCTTCGCCGCCCCCGGCGCGGTCCACCACCGCGGCTATCTGACCGACCGTCAACACGGTCTCATCGCGTTCGCCGGTCCCGTGATGAACCTCGTGCTCGTGGTCGTCTTCGCGCCGCTACTGGTCGCTGGCATCGTCCTCGGCTCGCCGCTCTTGGAACTCATCGGCGGCCGCGGACTCGCCATCAACTTCTTCCTCGCGGCGTTCAACCTCGTCCCCATCGGCTCGCTCGACGGTAAGACCGTCATGGGCTGGAACAAGCTCGTCTGGGCCGGGACGTTCGTGCCGAGCGCGGTGTTGGCGTTTGTAATCGTGTTCGTGTACAACATCGGGTTCTAA